The nucleotide window ATGTGTGAAATTCTTTATTGCActacacatataaaatattgggTAGATAAGCGACGGTGGgtcaatattcataataagtacctatttaatattacaggGCTATTTTTGGATCTCCcgccaattaaaatttaaataggtgATTCAGACCATGAAAGTAAACAACTTTCCCAAAGAAACACgagtcaaatttttttttcacttttagtaattcaaattagaattcaatttttattattttaccttattTTTCTAACAAGAGTTATACTAGCTAAAGAGACTCCTACCAAAAGGACCCCCGTTCGTAACAATAACTTAACAATGatctttaataatgattttttgtaatCGATATTTGTAACAGTTACTGCCTGTTATTCGAGTCCCATCTGTCCGACCGATGTAACATTGTACAAGCGTCTATTATTTTTAGTgttcctatttaaattttactttgaagCAATAAAAAGTCATAAAATTTTCGGATAACGCTTGAATCTTTAGGGACttttgtgttatatgtatttttttaatatttttacaattttcaaaatctttaaattaagaaaataatatgttcgTCATTGCAAAGTTATGTTGATCAGAAAAATCAAGCTAACTTGTACGGGTATAGTAAAATCAAATATTCCTTGCACTGCTGAAACACTTATTCTAAATTACAGAATGAGGGGATGAATATAAAACCATCTGCAAGAAAAAGTATTCACAGTAACTGTAATACATGTAATATTCATTGTCATAAAAACATGGGAGTGTATGGCTTGAAAGTACACAAGAAGCGAGAGGAAAAGTCTGAAGATACATTACAAGAACAAGGAGTAGACGAAATAGACAATGTCATGAggtattattatcatattttaataataccttaaaaataagaaaaatactattatatataaactcttatttttattacatttcaaataataaaacttaatgatTGTAACTCAGTATAAGCTACTAtgctttctattttaaattgtattaaatcttCTTCGCCTTAATgatcaatgtaatttttttatatatggcaggtactttttaaaaaatttagtcgattatgcattttattattatcttgagTACTAGATGATTGAAAATATgttgtcaatttatttttagtaagatGGCTCGACAAGCTAGTCCTATTCCTATGAGAAGAAACAACGATGAAAAATACAGAAGAAACTCATTCGGCATTGATAATGATGATTCTAGTGATGAATCAGATAATGAGTAAGTGCTATTGTAAAAGATGATCATAATCAACATACATTACCATCTCATGCTTACTTTAATTTGCTTTCAACATTAAAATGTcaccttaattaatattataacaacattCAAATGTcaccttaattaatattataaaagaagtaTATCCAAATTTTGTATGGCAGACAAGATGTGAGCTGGTAATGCCTGTTTTCAGAAATATATTATCCAAATCTTCTCCTGCAACATTTTCATATTCCAGTGAAGATTTATACACCAGTGCATTGCAAAATGAGCTTCAAAGAAGTAGAAATGAATCAAGCCATTCCATCAATAATATGTCACCATTTCGAATACAGAATATCAGTGCTGAGATACAGCACATAAAATATCGTACTTCCTTAGGACAAGATGTAAAAACTAATTCACTAAGAGAATCAAGCAATCAATTTGTTATAGCAATGATCATTTTACTTCTTGCTGTTATAATGTTTCTCTACAACCAATATGTTGTTGATCAGGCCATAACAAACAATGTATATGATAAGTTTACATTTGATAGGGATGTGACAGATTTGAAAGAAAAGTATAACATAAAAGAGAACTCTATCTTGCAAGTAAAAACAGGTGatttttttgaaatacatatcactattaataatttcaatttactaACTTATTACACAAATTGActtcttaaattttttatttgcagGTGTGGCAGCAATTTTCGATAACCAAGATACAGCATCTTTTATATTTGTGTACAACAGTGACAGTGTCAACTTCAATCCAATGAGATTTAACAATTTCGTAGAAGACATTGCTACCACTACTTCTAGATATTTACGTTAGTTTtaatatgtcaatttaaaaaaaaaatagctatttgcttgctttacttatataatttttgattgaATTTACTTCTACTACTTTATTTTTGACTTGCATCATTAACAGCAATTAATTTtgtgtcataatttttttttatttcacaaactacaaacataaaaattgtGAAAGATTATTTCATAGGTACATGACCATAGTTCATATTATAACTAATAAGTTCCTTAATTACAGGTAATGAAAGTAAGGAAGTCCATGTGACTGTGGATACATCCAACCTAATGGAGCAAAGTACAAAAGATTTTATGAACCAATATCAAGATAAAGTAATTAGAACTGGTGTGATGCTTGTTAAAGATGTTGACACTGTCCCATCCCAGCTTGCTATGGCCTTTCACTATTATTGTGATGAATACAACCCTTTGGTCAAAAGAAGTGCTATATTCTTCACATTGAATTTAGCCAACTGTTCTATTATCTCTGGTAACAATAATGATTGAAAATGTGTTCTATTAtacttcatatattttaaatcgatctaacatttttttttaatttgcagatAAAAAATCAAGTCATTATTATGTTGAAAAATGTCTAGCAAACAAATGGAATACTGTAGGTGAAGAAAAGATTGGACCTTTGTTGACCAGAGTGGTCAATATTGTTGTAGATGTAACCCAAACATTTTAATCCTTTAATTCTAATTGAGCATGAATTATTTTGTCATGttcaaaaattatgttatttgatCCAATAAGTATTGTTTTCTCGTTCATGAGGCATCTTCCATGTACATATTGTTCATTTCTACATAGTCTTTACATAGACTCAGTTACTTTAACAAACCAGGTACTTTGTGAATGctcactaataaaaatatttaatttaacatgcaTTGTTTTAAACATTGTCATTTGTAAcagaaatattttagatttgtgCAAAATCAtctaattaagattttttaatagctAGTACTTGTGTTATTGTTTAAGGAAagctttatttcataatatatgctATTTACTATtgtgataacaaaaaaataatactttttttgtgattaaaataaataatttattttaattgtatgcatgttgaattataaaatattttaaataaacattttattttgatttctatATACCTTATATGAATTgaatattctaaataaacatcaatcaataatgtaaacaatatatCTAAAAGCacatctatattaaatatatattgttaacaaGTACCACATAGCCGCCCAGCTGTATAGCCgccatatataattttactcccAATGATATTTATCTCTGTGATTTATTATGTCACCTATACCTTATTATgtcaataattcattattaataatttcgttaatcatcatattattaaattacgttgtAAACCATAGTTTATTAGTTCATAAACTGACTtccgattatttttgtataaagtgggACACGCCATATGCTCCTCTGGCGTGTCCTACCCACTGCATTCGTGTTAAGAATTCCTGGCACCACGTTACGctgtctattataaattaagtgtaataatttgactgtttttcatttcataaagccCACAAGTGTTAACATCTCAGAAGTGGGATCGTGTTAAAAATGTCGGGACCATATGTAAACGGCTTGGGGCAACGTAAACGGAAAAATAGCGATTCAAGTTCGTCTGAAGATGAAAATAGAGCCTTTTTTTTCTCTAACGACACGCGTAGGGAAAACGTGCGCAAAAAAACGGCACGTTGCACCCAGTGATGCTGAAGTAATTCCGAAGTTCAGACCAGAAGATACCAACATTAACATTATCGGGTGGCTTCACAAAATAGACCAGCTAGGCGACATCTACGGATGGGATCAAACCGACCGAATGTTTATTATGCAATTACGGCTGCGAGGCTCTGCACGAGAATGGTACGACGACCTTGAAAATTATAACCTCTCTTGGGGTGAATGGAAGGAGATGCTGATGGTTGCATTTCCACGATCAACAGACTACGTGGAGAAGTTGGAACGCATATTGGCTAGAAAGAAAGAAGACAAAAAAACTATGAAGAAGTATTATCACGAAAAACTATCGTTACTAAAGAAATGCAGTATCATCGGTGGGGATGCAATCTCGTGTATAATACGGGGTTTTCCTCACGAATTAAGGGCTAACGCCAAAGCATATAGCTGCGATACTCCTGAACAACTATACTTTCGACGTCGATTCATCAGCTAAAGCCGAAGCTTCGTGTGTCGTTGGGCGGATCATGAGGCTCGAGACTgcaggcagcagcagcgttgcgAGAACTGTTGGCGCCGTGAACATACAACGGCAGAACTGGTTTGGCGCCGGGAGCGCTGGGGCTTCGCGACAGCAACCACAAAAGGTTAGTCGAATAATGCACATTACCCACAATATTTATgctgatatttataaaagaatagtaATAGTAAATGGGCACCAGCTTAGAGCATTTACACAGGTAGTAAAATGAATATTCTCTGTATATCGCAAGCCGAAAGATTGGAAATTATAATCAAGCCTAGTACTACTGTTATGCAAGGTTTTGGAGGAGTATGTGAATATTCACTCGGTTCAAGTTACTTAAGTGTGTTAATAGATTATACAATATTGTACGGGATAGTTGAACTAGCTAATTATATAACAACggatattgatttattaattggtCAAACTATGATTAATAGCAATAATGTCAGTCTAGTAACTTCAGCTTCTTCTATACGTTTTGTTCAAAGTCAACCACAAGACTTATTTGCAGATATGAAATTTGACTCAACTGATTTTCTTGTAAAGTTTCTAGTTTATTTAAAGTACAATGTTAAAATTCCTAAGCAAAGTCAGTATCAATATGTAGAATCAGTCACTATATGTAGAAGTACATGTCAACCGTAACAAAAGTAACGAAAAGGAGCACACATTTTGTAACGAATACGGTTTGGGTACAGTTAGGAAACATTACATACTTGATACACTCAGCTATTATTAAATCATGTCattctcatttaaaaaattgtcaattcAGGCGATACTGATATAGTATGGGAGGCACATAAGCTTGTAGCTAGGGCTGAGATAGCAACAATACCAAAGTGCACGCGCTTAGTAGAAACCCGGTAGCTAACACAATACTCGATCGATAATTCTGATTGGTTAAAAATTCTTCAGCTACGGGAtgataatattcaaaacattatTTCTAGACTTCGTGACAATCCTGATTCTAACTTATTTGCAAACTACACTATTAAAGAAAACATACTTTTTCGGAAAACAGTTGCTGGTGAGCGTTTTGTTATTCCATAATTAGCAAAATACGGTCTACTACAAAAACTTCACGATCAAATAGGTCATCCCGGGTTCGAAAAATGTGAACGACCTATTAAAGCTcggttctggtttgaaggaatGGCGAGAttcattagaaaatatataaacagtgTGATCAAGTCTTTATTTATAGAGACTGCTGTGTGATCAAGTCTATTTGTGATAACCACTGTGTGATTGAGCTTTACATTTATCCATATTTTAGAgcctacatttaaaaaaaaaaccaagttaCTGCTTTACAATTGTTTTCAGGACTACGGGCTGGCCGGTGGAGAACAGAAGACGGGCCGCGGGCCTATACAGGATGTCCGAATGTTAACAAGTACCACATAGGCACCCAGCTGTGTGGGATATAATAACTACTCCCAATGATATTTATCTCTGTGATTTATTTACCTTATGATATGATTTATATACCTTATTATGtctataatacattattaataatttcgttaatcatcatattattaaattacgttgtaaaccataatttattagttcattAACTGACTtccgattatttttgtataaagtgggTAGGACACGCCATAGGAGCCCATTCGTGTTAAGAATTCCTGGCACCACGTTACActgtctattataaattaattgtaataatttgactgtttttcatttcataaagccCACAAgtgttaacaatattaaatccattttgtaaaaaaataataacaaaaaaaaaagactaaatattatttctttacaaattttgttttcttaaattaatataaatgctttcatattatttaaaattattgatttagaATATTCGTATTTGATCAAAAATTGTTTCAAGTTATTTAATAGTTGGCTACATTATGTCTTCATGCTTGACTTAAAATTATGTAtccaaatttttttaatgagcCAGATCATTCTTGAACAAAATTTTAAGagctatttatttcaaattttgtaGTCTTAAAACTAGATTG belongs to Nymphalis io chromosome 2, ilAglIoxx1.1, whole genome shotgun sequence and includes:
- the LOC126779536 gene encoding uncharacterized protein LOC126779536 isoform X3, with product MNDLPSNNLKNEGMNIKPSARKSIHSNCNTCNIHCHKNMGVYGLKVHKKREEKSEDTLQEQGVDEIDNVMSKMARQASPIPMRRNNDEKYRRNSFGIDNDDSSDESDNDEDLYTSALQNELQRSRNESSHSINNMSPFRIQNISAEIQHIKYRTSLGQDVKTNSLRESSNQFVIAMIILLLAVIMFLYNQYVVDQAITNNVYDKFTFDRDVTDLKEKYNIKENSILQVKTGVAAIFDNQDTASFIFVYNSDSVNFNPMRFNNFVEDIATTTSRYLRNESKEVHVTVDTSNLMEQSTKDFMNQYQDKVIRTGVMLVKDVDTVPSQLAMAFHYYCDEYNPLVKRSAIFFTLNLANCSIISDKKSSHYYVEKCLANKWNTVGEEKIGPLLTRVVNIVVDVTQTF
- the LOC126779536 gene encoding uncharacterized protein LOC126779536 isoform X2, which encodes MNCNTSNVNEGMNIKPSARKSIHSNCNTCNIHCHKNMGVYGLKVHKKREEKSEDTLQEQGVDEIDNVMSKMARQASPIPMRRNNDEKYRRNSFGIDNDDSSDESDNENILSKSSPATFSYSSEDLYTSALQNELQRSRNESSHSINNMSPFRIQNISAEIQHIKYRTSLGQDVKTNSLRESSNQFVIAMIILLLAVIMFLYNQYVVDQAITNNVYDKFTFDRDVTDLKEKYNIKENSILQVKTGVAAIFDNQDTASFIFVYNSDSVNFNPMRFNNFVEDIATTTSRYLRNESKEVHVTVDTSNLMEQSTKDFMNQYQDKVIRTGVMLVKDVDTVPSQLAMAFHYYCDEYNPLVKRSAIFFTLNLANCSIISDKKSSHYYVEKCLANKWNTVGEEKIGPLLTRVVNIVVDVTQTF
- the LOC126779536 gene encoding uncharacterized protein LOC126779536 isoform X1, with translation MNDLPSNNLKNEGMNIKPSARKSIHSNCNTCNIHCHKNMGVYGLKVHKKREEKSEDTLQEQGVDEIDNVMSKMARQASPIPMRRNNDEKYRRNSFGIDNDDSSDESDNENILSKSSPATFSYSSEDLYTSALQNELQRSRNESSHSINNMSPFRIQNISAEIQHIKYRTSLGQDVKTNSLRESSNQFVIAMIILLLAVIMFLYNQYVVDQAITNNVYDKFTFDRDVTDLKEKYNIKENSILQVKTGVAAIFDNQDTASFIFVYNSDSVNFNPMRFNNFVEDIATTTSRYLRNESKEVHVTVDTSNLMEQSTKDFMNQYQDKVIRTGVMLVKDVDTVPSQLAMAFHYYCDEYNPLVKRSAIFFTLNLANCSIISDKKSSHYYVEKCLANKWNTVGEEKIGPLLTRVVNIVVDVTQTF